aataacctaATGCTAACACAGCTTTATTTTAACATctttggctttaaaaaaaaacactgcatagATTGCGTCCAATGCTCAGGACTGCAGCGCGGCCGACAAGACTCCATTTATCTTTTCTTTAATAATGATGTGATTAAAAGAAAAGTGCCAGTGGAGCCTATTCATGTTCTGAAAGCTTGAAGGTCTGATATCATTTATGGTTCGTGTGGGAGAAAATAACTACCTGCAGAAAGACTTTTGAACAACTTCGGTATTCTGAGTGCATGGAGAGCACATTTGATGACTAGTGTATGAGTCATTTACCTGGTGTCTGCATCCTCTACGTCTGCATCTGCATCGCTCTCTCGCTGAGGATCGGACTGGACGCACTCCTCCTGCAACATGAGTCATAGGCATGAGCAAACACATCACTTCTACAACTCCACTGGAAATATCACTcgctctttctcacacacacacacacacacacacacacacacacacacacctacctcagTGCCATAGCCCTCTGAGTATCTGGCCATTATTGCCCTGTTTTTCCCACATTCGTTACACTTCAGGCTGCTTTCCTGGAACAGCGAGAGAACACAGTTGTGACACAATTTACAGTGCTGTGTGCTCTTTAAACGCAGTGTTAATTATTGTCTCtttcaggaaagaaaaaacacattgcatatgtttacactgaaatatttgtgatgtgtttagcGATATTTCTGCTAATTTGGTCACttgatgctgtttttttttttttttccccattgttGTTTTCATAGTGGTTATGTGACGCTATGACATTACAGGGGGAGGTTTCTAGCTCAGTTACAGTGGCGCTTCATAAGACCAACAACCAGCTTGTTAGTACTCTAGGAGGAAATAGCATCAAATGTGGATCTCTAGAGCCGGTGATTAGAGCAGACAGATGAGGAGATGATAGAGCTGTACAGACTAAATgactaaagcactgctgcatcaaTCCCTGTTGGCAGGGGCAACAGCTAAATGCCTCTGGAGCCACTTTTGGCATGTAGATAAATGTAGCATGCTGGGTGATGCAAGAACCGCTAACCAAAATGAAAACAGACTCACATAATACACATCATCATTTATTACATaacataattaattataaataccAATGAGTCAGGGTATAGGTTATAACCCATGCTCTGAGTCATGCTGGATTCAGGGTGTTTCTGAGTGGGAAATTTGGGATTCATCTCATGCCCCTTGATCTCTCACGCCCCCATAACATAAATTTTACTCCACACACTCCCTTATTCTATGTTCTCTTTCCCTCATCCCTTCATCCCCATGCCCCTTCAATTCCATGTACCCCCTCATCCCATCACTTCATTCCACATCTCCCCATCCAACAACCCCTTATCATCCCATGTCCCCTCATCTAACACCAACCCCCCCTCCAAACACCCCCATGCAGCATCACAGCATTCTACATCCCCTCACCCTGTCACCTCATTTtacacatcataccacaccaACTCATTATGTCCCCTCACCCCATGCTTTTCCCACACTATCCCACATCCCATCAGTCTATGTCACATCATTGTACCCCACCCGTTCCACACTGTCACTTTCTCGTCACCTCACTGTATGACCCACGGCCCTTCAACTTACATCCCTTTCACACCGCATACCCCTCTTCCAGACGGtctcattctttcattcttccAGTCCATGGCCCATACCATCTCAACCCACATCAGCGTATCCCATATCCCCTCAACCCACCTCCCATTCCATATCCCTCATCGCACAGCCCCCTTAACCTACATCACCCCTTCCTACCCCCCCAAATTCCATGCTTCATCATCCCATCCCCCTGGTCCAAAAGGCATCATTgtaccccccaacacacacacacttactttcaTTCTCATTCACAACAATGATTAAGTTCTGATTGTAGTTAGTGGATATTCATCAATAGTggaaaaagtaaatgtcaatcacacacacacacccacacacacacccacccacacacacacacccacaaacacacacctctgtaccTCACAGTCATGGTCCGAGTTGTCCGAGAACCGTCCACTGGAGTCTCTTCGCCTTGTCACCTCCATTTCAGCCTTCGCCTCTCTAACATAGACCTAGACATGACACAGCCACATTGAGGGTTTTATTATCGTTAATAACAGGGGTTATAACTATTTAAAGGGCCATGCAGCTTCTTATGGCATAGATTTCAGCATTCCATGCCTGTCTGGATAAAGTAATTATGGACAGTGGAGAGCctcaacttttttttgtttaggagTAAATAAACCCTGACgtgtgtttacatgtttactttttttcaCTGACGATTTCAGCAACTTGGGCTGCTTTCCCAACCGCATACTAGCGTACTAACTAGTACGTACTAACAGTAGTACGCCAGTGTAGGTGGCGTCTGTACTATTTAGTAAGGTAGTATGCGGTTTGAAACGTAGCCCCTGGTCATTACGTAATCTACAGATTCATTCTAGCAGCCTTCAAACTAAACAGTCTAACAATTATGGATAAATAATAAGCGCTAAGCTGAACAAATAAGAGACATATATCGCGAGAAACAGCTCTTTAATCGACGCTACTCTCTCGACACAGCTCGTGAACGCTCTTTATGTAAAACTTGACCGTTATAGGTCCGTACCTTAGCTTGGTTTATTGTGAAGACATCGTCAAAATATCACTTCGAGCGGagtcagaaacaaacaaacaaacaaacaaacaaacaaacaaacaaaaaataaataaatcacgaCGGATCTTCTGCCCTTGGCGTGGAAACGGAAGCTCGCGATACTCCTAAAAGGTTTGACATTGTAGTCGGCGACAGCGTTATGGAGCCAGAGAGCACGTCGAGAACGCGCGTGCCATAAATAAAATTCCCAAAACAGGGAACGTAATCGCGCACGGCTGTGTGGGCGGGGACTGAACGCGGACACGCGGAACGGCCAATTGGCGTCGACTTTGCGCGGGCACGCGAAACGCGCACGCGCAGCAAGAGCCTACGGTAAAGCCGGCATGGTAGTGCGCTAAATAGTATGCGCACATGGTTTCTAGCATagaagtatttatttttatttatttatttatttgtttttgttaaagtgTGTACCTAACAATAACcgacctttattttttttggaaattaaattgaaaatcAATATCTGGAAaagctcatatatatatataccaagaAACTAAATCAGCTCATTTTAGTATATGTTGGTCATTTCGTTACTAATGCATTGACCTTGCTTGGTAAATCTGCTTTAATGCCGGGCTCAAAATTTGGCtttgtgaggtcacactggTGTTTTCTTTAAGCTGGAAGCAGTAGCATTAACAAAAATTAACCATgatgatcttccggtcaacggctctgggtcgttgaccggaagatcagggttcaaacaccagcatggccaagctgccactgttgggcccttgagcaaggcccgcaaccctccctgctccaggggcgctgcatcactGCAGACCATGtgccaacccccaaggatggaatatgcaaagaatgaatttcactgtgcagtaatgtatatgtggcagataaagacaacttaacaaaAATTCAGCAGCCACCAAAGATGGCTTGCCTTTAGCCACTGTTGTGACTGTGTTCATAAAAAGGTTGAGAAACACTAGTCTTGTCATCGTATGGAAACGTGAAGATTGGTAAAATGACATTAGGCCTATGTCCAATTACACTGTCCAATTTTGCCTACCGTAGCCtgagattcctgttcttggttcTTCTgagaacctgatgtggtcttctgctgttgtaccCCAAGAAACTGAGATGTTGTGCACACTGAGATGCTTTTTCTGCTCACCAAGGTTGAAGAAAAGTCATTATTTCAGGGGTTGAGAGACATTTCTTGTCCTGTCTATCAGAGAAAGAGGATGCTTTATAGACACGATCAAGCTTCCATTTGACCTCTTGCTCTAGACACTGGCACTGGTGCCACTGGATAATTATACATCATTATGCATAATTATGGGGCAGGTCTGTATGAGCGATGTCTATCACTTCCCATGGGTTTTCGAGCAAATGTGAAACATGAAAAGGAGTTGACTAAAGCGGTTGAACAAGCAGTGACTAGGTGGCTGAAAtagaaatatgtaaataaaaaataaataaataacaataaagagaagaagaagaagaagaagaagaaacagataCATGAGATCAGAGTCAGAAAGTAAGAAACGTTCAGAATCAGAA
This portion of the Hemibagrus wyckioides isolate EC202008001 linkage group LG29, SWU_Hwy_1.0, whole genome shotgun sequence genome encodes:
- the si:ch211-63p21.1 gene encoding uncharacterized protein si:ch211-63p21.1 isoform X3 — translated: MEVTRRRDSSGRFSDNSDHDCEESSLKCNECGKNRAIMARYSEGYGTEEECVQSDPQRESDADADVEDADTRLQVVGSLQRISSRKRRRQRVTRQDTTESEDDGGQSHRNHRWSLRLSPHRSPSRTILEAP